A single region of the Sphingobium sp. TKS genome encodes:
- a CDS encoding nuclear transport factor 2 family protein, giving the protein MPEEKTRELVQYFIDNVEAQTYENVYAKLNPDGRFIMIGKTPASGIFFNREDVFNRLAPLLANYKNRPAIAFSHVLVDGDQAFLRASGKGEGIYGVYEQPYYGYYFRVEGDGYAEIIEYLDTVQLEVALFGTKMTRLPEYE; this is encoded by the coding sequence ATGCCTGAAGAAAAGACCCGCGAGCTGGTCCAGTATTTTATCGATAATGTCGAAGCGCAGACATATGAAAATGTCTATGCCAAGCTCAATCCGGATGGCCGTTTCATCATGATCGGCAAGACGCCGGCGTCAGGCATTTTCTTCAACCGCGAAGATGTGTTCAACCGCCTTGCGCCGTTGCTGGCGAATTACAAGAACCGCCCGGCGATCGCCTTTTCCCATGTGCTTGTGGACGGCGACCAGGCCTTTCTACGCGCGTCCGGAAAGGGCGAAGGCATTTATGGCGTCTATGAGCAACCCTATTACGGCTATTATTTCCGGGTCGAAGGCGACGGCTATGCGGAGATCATCGAATATCTGGACACCGTTCAGCTGGAGGTCGCGCTGTTCGGGACCAAGATGACCCGCCTGCCCGAATATGAATGA
- a CDS encoding VOC family protein, with product MTNTAQWPQGVRRLNKLPNPIRQIGVIVRDIDAAMRYWSELTGVGPFVVFRNVELEDDYRYRGKPAKPPVVDLALGYSGDIQFELIQQLNDAPSGFRDYIDAGMEGMQHVSPQFSSPEDYDAAFAKLIGNGLELVHEGRMQGTPFRFAYFSHPNGGFPQFEISEVRHPALVPVFDKIQLLNAQWDGTTPAVIEILDMARMGEVLGLEG from the coding sequence ATGACCAACACAGCGCAATGGCCCCAGGGAGTGAGAAGGCTGAACAAGCTGCCGAATCCGATCCGGCAGATCGGTGTGATCGTGCGCGATATCGACGCGGCCATGCGCTATTGGAGCGAGTTGACGGGCGTGGGACCCTTCGTGGTCTTCCGCAACGTCGAGCTGGAGGACGATTATCGCTACCGCGGCAAACCGGCGAAGCCGCCGGTCGTCGACCTGGCCCTGGGCTATTCCGGGGACATTCAGTTCGAGCTGATCCAGCAGCTCAATGACGCGCCGAGCGGATTTCGCGACTATATCGACGCCGGCATGGAAGGCATGCAGCATGTCTCGCCCCAATTTTCTTCGCCTGAGGATTATGACGCCGCCTTTGCGAAGCTGATCGGAAACGGGTTGGAACTGGTTCATGAGGGTCGGATGCAGGGCACGCCGTTCCGCTTTGCCTATTTTTCGCACCCCAATGGCGGATTTCCGCAGTTTGAGATCAGCGAGGTCCGGCATCCGGCGCTGGTACCCGTTTTCGACAAGATCCAGCTGTTGAACGCGCAGTGGGACGGCACCACGCCAGCGGTCATCGAAATCCTGGACATGGCCCGGATGGGCGAGGTTCTGGGGCTGGAGGGCTAA
- a CDS encoding class I adenylate-forming enzyme family protein: MSLTDLASDHLRKAALSYPRQIAIENDGRALSWSEFDEAVERLARRLVAAGLAPGQSVMILSENSPEFLISCFAVWRAAGTMAVVHASFAPEQLDYAVRNAEPHFLFAEVEYRAAAQAALERTGTPARIIDLEMCVEPMGGMAAFDGELPKADPAAAGVIGYTSGTTGMPKPVALSHGTIGHGTQACAKIWRIDSADTILVSMPLSWLAGLIILSTTATSCGAKIHLLRRLTAEDALDALTGHGVTFFFGPTSSYVKMLNAWHQRGATGEFRLRCCISGGEARNEAIFGEWRDLTGIPVLDSYGASECWPFVTHDPGIATLPPPGSAGKLVEGARLRLVGPEGQEVAPGEVGEAQGLAPCMLMEYWKEPELTAQAMTSDGWYRIGDCARVDRDGYVYILGRASDAIVRNGTQVFPAEVEQVLSELDAVAQVAVVGLPDPDHGQSVAAAVVLRGGATADEAAMRAHCAARLAEAKIPGIIRIVKELPHNPSGKVLRREVIPMLSSMQEAKKG, encoded by the coding sequence ATGAGTTTGACGGATTTGGCGAGCGATCATCTGAGGAAAGCGGCGCTATCCTATCCACGGCAGATCGCGATCGAAAATGACGGCCGCGCCCTGAGCTGGTCCGAGTTTGACGAGGCAGTGGAGCGTCTCGCGCGGCGGTTGGTCGCCGCCGGGCTTGCGCCAGGCCAGAGCGTCATGATCCTGAGCGAAAATTCACCCGAATTCCTTATCAGCTGCTTCGCCGTGTGGCGAGCCGCGGGCACGATGGCGGTCGTCCATGCATCCTTCGCGCCGGAGCAACTGGACTATGCGGTGAGGAATGCCGAGCCGCATTTCCTGTTTGCCGAAGTGGAATATCGGGCGGCGGCGCAAGCGGCCCTCGAACGAACCGGCACGCCGGCGCGCATCATCGACCTGGAGATGTGCGTCGAACCGATGGGCGGCATGGCGGCGTTCGACGGAGAATTGCCGAAGGCGGACCCAGCCGCCGCCGGCGTCATCGGATATACGTCGGGCACCACCGGCATGCCCAAGCCCGTCGCCCTGTCCCATGGCACGATCGGACACGGCACCCAGGCCTGCGCGAAAATCTGGCGGATCGATTCCGCCGACACGATTCTGGTGTCGATGCCGCTTTCCTGGCTCGCGGGGCTGATCATCCTTTCGACCACGGCCACCAGCTGCGGCGCGAAAATCCACCTGCTGCGCCGGTTGACGGCCGAGGATGCGCTCGACGCGCTGACCGGCCACGGCGTCACCTTCTTCTTCGGGCCGACGTCCAGCTATGTGAAGATGCTCAATGCATGGCATCAAAGGGGGGCGACGGGCGAGTTCCGGCTGCGCTGCTGCATTTCCGGCGGCGAGGCCCGCAATGAGGCCATATTCGGTGAGTGGCGGGACTTGACCGGTATTCCGGTGCTGGATTCCTACGGGGCGAGTGAATGCTGGCCTTTCGTGACCCATGATCCGGGCATCGCCACCCTTCCGCCCCCAGGCTCCGCCGGGAAGCTGGTGGAAGGCGCCAGGCTGCGCTTGGTCGGGCCAGAGGGGCAGGAGGTCGCGCCCGGTGAGGTGGGGGAGGCCCAGGGTCTCGCGCCCTGCATGTTGATGGAATATTGGAAAGAGCCGGAACTGACCGCCCAGGCGATGACGTCGGATGGCTGGTATCGCATCGGTGATTGCGCCCGTGTGGACCGGGACGGCTATGTCTATATTCTCGGCCGGGCGAGCGACGCCATCGTCAGGAACGGGACGCAGGTCTTCCCCGCTGAGGTCGAGCAGGTTCTGAGCGAGCTGGACGCTGTGGCACAGGTCGCCGTGGTGGGCTTGCCCGACCCGGATCATGGACAATCGGTCGCGGCGGCGGTCGTGTTGCGCGGGGGCGCAACGGCGGACGAAGCGGCGATGCGGGCGCATTGTGCCGCGCGGCTGGCGGAGGCCAAGATTCCTGGCATCATCCGCATCGTGAAGGAACTGCCCCACAATCCATCGGGCAAAGTCCTGCGACGGGAGGTAATCCCGATGCTGTCCAGCATGCAGGAAGCGAAGAAAGGCTGA
- a CDS encoding spinster family MFS transporter, which translates to MTGLEATGSTAAADRSGRAAVVTDPNAADSRYSWYVLVVLMGVYTFSWMDRTILSILAEDLKAHFGLTDAQLGFLHGTAFGVFYALFGYPLGRLADRWNRVRLLSICITLWSAMTVSCGLAANVGQLIAARIGVGIGEASANPSAYSLLSDWFSRERRGTALGIYSGGFYLGQGLAFAIGGLALAQWAASFGDSGPFGLQGWQAAFLIVGMPGVIMAALVSRLREPRRGLSDQSYPPEEKNIWPRFFDDMGSVIPPFTVYQAARCGRKTLALNLAVAVAVALLALGLVRLSGDPLQWMALGVGGYAAFSSAQMLYHRDPATFALTWRTPAFLFTMVGFGFASMLNLNMGFWTAPLALRSLPVDKATVGLVLGITAAVCGMAGVFLGGKLSDMMLRRHPAGRIHVGLASASIPVPFVIGMCLTHNPWIFFLLNIPVVFIGIMWMAAGAATIQELVMPRMRGTASVTYFLVSTLLGSALGPYLVGKVSSSQGDLATGVLAGLLAVPVALISLWLAGSRVQSAETSKVERARAAGDRMAEGKGA; encoded by the coding sequence ATGACAGGATTGGAAGCGACCGGATCGACAGCGGCAGCCGACAGAAGCGGCAGGGCGGCGGTAGTGACGGATCCGAACGCAGCCGACAGCCGCTATAGCTGGTATGTCCTTGTCGTCCTGATGGGCGTCTACACGTTTAGCTGGATGGATCGCACCATACTGTCCATCCTCGCCGAAGATCTGAAGGCGCATTTCGGCCTGACGGACGCGCAGCTCGGCTTCCTGCACGGGACGGCATTCGGCGTATTCTATGCCCTGTTCGGTTATCCGCTCGGTCGCCTGGCGGACCGCTGGAACCGTGTACGCCTGCTGTCCATCTGCATCACCCTGTGGTCGGCAATGACGGTATCCTGCGGCCTGGCGGCCAATGTCGGCCAGTTGATCGCGGCCCGCATCGGCGTCGGGATTGGGGAGGCGTCGGCCAATCCTTCCGCCTATTCGCTGCTGTCCGATTGGTTTTCCCGCGAACGGCGCGGCACGGCGCTGGGTATCTACAGCGGCGGCTTCTATCTGGGGCAGGGGCTGGCCTTCGCGATCGGCGGGCTGGCGCTCGCCCAATGGGCCGCGTCCTTCGGGGATTCCGGCCCGTTCGGATTGCAGGGGTGGCAGGCGGCCTTCCTCATCGTGGGCATGCCCGGCGTCATCATGGCGGCGCTGGTGAGCAGGCTTCGCGAGCCTCGGCGGGGGCTGTCCGACCAGAGCTATCCGCCCGAAGAGAAGAATATCTGGCCGCGCTTCTTCGACGATATGGGGAGCGTCATCCCGCCGTTCACGGTCTATCAGGCCGCGCGCTGCGGCAGGAAGACGCTCGCCCTCAATCTCGCCGTTGCGGTGGCGGTGGCGCTGCTCGCCTTGGGGCTTGTCCGGCTGAGCGGCGATCCGTTGCAATGGATGGCGCTGGGCGTTGGCGGCTATGCGGCCTTTTCGTCGGCCCAGATGCTGTACCACCGGGATCCAGCAACCTTCGCCCTGACATGGAGGACACCTGCCTTCCTCTTCACGATGGTGGGTTTCGGCTTCGCATCGATGCTCAATCTCAACATGGGATTCTGGACCGCGCCGCTGGCGCTCCGTTCCCTTCCCGTGGATAAGGCGACCGTCGGGCTGGTGCTGGGCATCACAGCGGCGGTTTGCGGCATGGCCGGGGTTTTTCTGGGCGGGAAGCTGTCGGACATGATGCTGCGCCGCCACCCCGCCGGGCGCATCCATGTCGGGCTGGCCTCAGCATCGATCCCGGTGCCGTTCGTCATAGGCATGTGCCTGACGCACAATCCATGGATTTTCTTCCTGCTCAACATTCCGGTGGTCTTCATCGGCATCATGTGGATGGCCGCAGGCGCCGCGACCATTCAGGAACTGGTGATGCCCCGCATGCGCGGCACGGCATCGGTCACTTATTTTCTGGTGAGCACGCTGCTGGGGTCGGCGCTCGGCCCCTATCTGGTGGGCAAGGTGTCCTCCTCGCAAGGCGATCTGGCGACCGGCGTGTTGGCGGGCCTGCTGGCCGTGCCCGTGGCGCTGATATCGTTGTGGCTGGCGGGCTCCCGGGTCCAGTCGGCTGAGACTTCCAAGGTCGAGCGGGCAAGGGCCGCCGGTGACAGGATGGCCGAAGGTAAGGGAGCATGA
- a CDS encoding TonB-dependent receptor, protein MNRLLVKALILSATALSTGAYGQDSATPRVTAAEEGAGVGDIIVTARKRAESLRDVPVAITAISGDMLVQQNITQMIDLSKTTPNFTYSYGAANAYAYIRGFGSGSNAGFEQSVGKFVDNVSYGRDQEARIPIFDVERVEVLKGPQVIAFGNSATAGAINITTRKPGKEFSADGSIGYEFEGQELQAQMGVTVPLTDGISFRLAALFQDLNKGRYYNPIKGEHEPTTRNFAIRPTLRLEPVDGLEIMLRAEIDRLKDRGGTLVPTNQPLVGNTSLYPVIRDDDHRYANYDVAPYYSDEISELEAELYQIDVNYDVAGGTLSSTTAWRKSDGLVQWGLDGLNHTQFYFNPQWTHYKQFSQELRYNGTFGKLDVQVGGYYERNTLNLDVAQEFTLAGLGFTGAFATPFARFFTFDQKSRTWSGFVDLSYHVTDRFSLSAGVRYTDLKKRGAHSVWGGNIVPHTSFDTTRADLLAADSTAVNVVYNPVLGGERHVYPFGAMSLSENHWQPQFIAQYEVAPRNMIYAKYVKGYKVGGFDYAYTDPLKVGVSGIGFKPESAWMVELGAKGLLLDNMLEYSIAVFRETFADLQTSAQSNLQFIVTNVGKARSQGVELELHLRPDDHWHVGFNGAYLDAKYIDFDKGPCNSAQNAGLAPGCVSRAQNFAGVPTQFTSKWTGSLYVDYVTPIGSGDNELGVGLSVFARSKYDSSLYNDPRMVQKGYAQLGAHIDYGPANGRWKLSLFGRNLTDQRIVEYSSVVPGSSTSTVGSYSRGRQIGVKLGFNM, encoded by the coding sequence GTGAACAGGTTATTGGTAAAAGCCCTTATTCTTTCGGCTACGGCTCTGAGCACCGGCGCCTATGGGCAGGACTCCGCCACACCCCGGGTGACGGCGGCCGAAGAGGGGGCTGGTGTCGGCGACATCATCGTCACTGCGCGTAAGCGTGCGGAAAGCCTTCGGGATGTTCCAGTCGCCATCACGGCGATCAGCGGTGATATGCTGGTTCAGCAGAACATCACCCAGATGATCGACCTGTCCAAGACCACGCCCAATTTCACCTACAGCTATGGTGCCGCTAATGCTTATGCCTATATCCGGGGCTTCGGTTCGGGCAGCAACGCCGGCTTCGAGCAGTCCGTCGGCAAGTTTGTCGACAATGTCTCCTATGGCCGCGACCAGGAAGCCCGCATTCCGATCTTCGATGTCGAACGCGTCGAGGTTCTGAAGGGGCCGCAGGTGATCGCGTTCGGCAACAGCGCGACCGCGGGGGCGATCAACATCACCACCCGGAAGCCCGGAAAGGAATTTTCGGCGGACGGATCGATTGGCTATGAATTTGAAGGGCAAGAGCTTCAGGCGCAGATGGGCGTCACCGTTCCGCTGACGGATGGCATCAGCTTCCGCCTGGCCGCCCTGTTCCAGGATCTCAACAAGGGCCGCTATTACAACCCGATCAAGGGCGAGCATGAGCCGACCACGCGCAACTTCGCCATCCGCCCGACACTGCGCCTGGAGCCCGTCGATGGTCTGGAAATCATGCTGCGTGCGGAGATCGACCGGCTCAAGGACAGGGGCGGCACATTGGTGCCGACCAACCAGCCGCTCGTCGGCAACACCTCGCTCTATCCGGTGATCCGCGACGACGATCACCGCTACGCCAATTATGATGTGGCCCCCTATTATTCGGACGAGATCAGCGAACTGGAAGCCGAACTCTACCAGATCGACGTCAATTACGACGTGGCTGGCGGGACGCTGTCTTCGACCACCGCGTGGCGAAAGTCGGACGGCCTCGTCCAATGGGGCCTCGACGGCCTCAATCACACGCAATTCTACTTCAATCCGCAATGGACGCATTACAAGCAGTTCAGCCAGGAACTCCGCTACAACGGTACGTTCGGCAAGCTGGATGTTCAGGTCGGCGGATATTATGAACGCAATACGCTAAACCTCGACGTGGCGCAGGAATTTACGCTGGCAGGGCTGGGATTCACCGGAGCCTTCGCCACGCCCTTTGCGCGTTTCTTCACCTTCGATCAGAAGAGCAGGACTTGGTCGGGCTTTGTCGACCTCAGCTATCATGTGACGGACCGGTTCAGCCTCTCCGCCGGCGTGCGCTATACGGACCTGAAAAAGCGCGGGGCGCATTCGGTGTGGGGCGGCAATATCGTCCCGCACACCTCGTTCGATACGACCCGCGCCGACCTGCTGGCGGCCGATAGCACTGCGGTGAACGTCGTTTACAACCCGGTGCTGGGTGGCGAGAGGCATGTATATCCGTTCGGCGCCATGAGCCTGTCGGAAAATCACTGGCAACCGCAGTTCATCGCGCAATATGAAGTCGCGCCCCGGAACATGATCTATGCCAAATATGTGAAGGGCTACAAGGTCGGCGGGTTCGACTATGCCTATACGGACCCCTTGAAGGTCGGCGTGTCCGGCATCGGTTTCAAGCCGGAATCCGCCTGGATGGTGGAACTCGGCGCGAAGGGGCTGTTGCTGGACAATATGCTGGAATATTCGATCGCCGTCTTCCGCGAGACCTTCGCTGACTTGCAGACATCGGCCCAGTCCAACCTCCAGTTCATCGTGACCAATGTGGGCAAGGCCCGTTCTCAGGGGGTGGAGCTGGAGCTTCATCTCCGTCCGGACGACCATTGGCATGTCGGCTTCAACGGAGCCTATCTCGACGCCAAATATATCGATTTCGACAAGGGACCGTGCAATTCCGCCCAGAATGCCGGGCTTGCCCCCGGCTGCGTCAGCCGGGCACAGAATTTCGCGGGGGTGCCGACCCAGTTCACATCCAAATGGACCGGCTCGCTCTATGTCGACTATGTGACGCCGATCGGATCGGGGGATAATGAACTGGGCGTCGGCCTGTCGGTCTTCGCGCGCAGCAAATACGACTCAAGCCTCTATAATGACCCCCGCATGGTCCAGAAAGGCTATGCGCAGCTTGGCGCGCATATCGACTATGGCCCGGCAAATGGCCGCTGGAAACTTTCGCTTTTCGGCCGCAATCTAACCGATCAGCGGATCGTCGAATATTCGTCGGTCGTGCCGGGCAGCAGCACCTCCACCGTCGGTTCCTATTCGCGCGGCCGGCAGATTGGCGTGAAGCTGGGCTTCAATATGTAG
- a CDS encoding nuclear transport factor 2 family protein produces MIEKFIEHNQAGRFEECYRMLNPDARYTLIGKTRASGTYIGPDDVFARLAPLLSNFTERPRMQFSHILVDGNQAFLRASGEGCGLYGRYEQPFYGFYFRVENGGFAEMIEYLDPLQLEISLFGKELVDAKAGKASLRAT; encoded by the coding sequence TTGATCGAGAAATTCATCGAGCATAACCAGGCCGGTCGTTTTGAGGAATGTTATCGCATGCTCAACCCGGATGCGCGCTATACCCTTATTGGCAAGACCAGGGCGTCCGGTACCTATATCGGTCCGGACGATGTCTTCGCACGGCTGGCGCCGTTGCTGTCGAACTTCACTGAGCGTCCGCGCATGCAGTTTTCCCACATTCTTGTGGATGGCAACCAGGCGTTTCTTCGCGCTTCTGGCGAGGGATGCGGTCTGTACGGGCGCTATGAGCAGCCCTTTTACGGCTTCTATTTCCGCGTGGAAAACGGAGGCTTTGCCGAGATGATCGAATATCTTGATCCCCTTCAACTCGAAATTTCGCTGTTCGGGAAGGAACTGGTCGACGCGAAAGCCGGCAAGGCGTCTCTTCGCGCAACATAA
- a CDS encoding nuclear transport factor 2 family protein, with product MAEEKTRALVRQFVDHLEAQRFEQAYRLLNRDGRFVMIGDTPASGVYEGLEDIFARLAPKLAGFTQLPMIKVSDILIDGDRAFIRAVGAGAGAYGPYHQPYYGYFLRVEGEGLAEIVEYLDTVQLEIALYGKKLVPAETPGKA from the coding sequence ATGGCAGAGGAAAAAACGCGCGCGCTGGTTCGGCAATTTGTCGACCATCTCGAAGCCCAGCGTTTCGAACAGGCCTATCGCCTTTTGAACCGCGACGGACGGTTCGTAATGATCGGGGATACGCCCGCTTCGGGGGTATATGAGGGGCTGGAGGATATCTTCGCCCGGCTCGCGCCCAAGCTGGCGGGATTCACACAATTGCCGATGATAAAAGTCTCCGACATCCTGATCGACGGAGACAGAGCCTTTATACGCGCGGTGGGCGCTGGAGCGGGCGCCTATGGCCCCTATCACCAGCCCTATTATGGCTATTTCCTGCGTGTCGAGGGGGAAGGGTTGGCCGAAATCGTTGAATATCTTGACACCGTTCAGCTTGAGATCGCGCTTTACGGCAAGAAGCTGGTGCCTGCGGAGACACCCGGGAAAGCGTGA
- a CDS encoding nitroreductase: MEILHVPEAKFFQDVVRERYSARTYLPDPVPQETIRAVLEDAQTAPSNANIQPWETHIVSGKARDELSSAMLADELEGKLSPDYPFGYDELYGAYSERQIKQASEYYQSIGVPREAKDLRRVEFLRNLDFFGAPHVCLLFMPPFYDSVRIAGDVGMYGQTFLLSLTAHGLQGCPQTLLGFFAGTVRKVLDIDPKMKMLFGISFGYPDLNSNGSKYRIGRAPIGENVVFHN, from the coding sequence ATGGAGATTCTTCACGTGCCCGAGGCCAAATTTTTTCAGGATGTGGTCCGCGAACGTTATTCTGCTCGAACCTATCTTCCCGATCCCGTCCCACAGGAAACGATCCGGGCGGTGCTCGAGGATGCGCAAACCGCGCCGTCCAATGCCAATATCCAGCCCTGGGAAACACACATCGTCTCGGGGAAGGCGCGTGACGAGTTAAGCAGTGCGATGCTCGCCGATGAACTGGAAGGAAAGCTGTCGCCAGACTATCCCTTTGGTTATGATGAGCTTTACGGCGCCTATAGTGAGCGTCAGATCAAGCAGGCATCGGAATATTACCAGTCAATTGGGGTTCCGCGCGAAGCGAAAGACCTGCGCCGTGTGGAATTTCTCCGCAATCTGGACTTTTTCGGGGCTCCGCACGTCTGTCTCCTATTCATGCCGCCATTTTATGATAGCGTCCGCATCGCGGGAGATGTCGGCATGTATGGCCAGACATTTTTGCTTTCGCTGACCGCGCACGGTCTCCAAGGATGCCCACAGACCCTGCTCGGCTTTTTCGCCGGTACCGTCCGCAAGGTACTCGACATCGATCCCAAGATGAAGATGTTGTTTGGAATTTCGTTCGGTTATCCCGATCTGAATTCGAACGGCAGTAAATACCGCATAGGTAGAGCACCGATTGGGGAAAATGTCGTTTTCCATAATTAA
- a CDS encoding DUF1330 domain-containing protein, which produces MWKMKCYLLGNVVVTEPERFSEYLAQVPRIIAQYGGRYVVRGGAVHPLEGDLGIKRVILIEFDSREAADRFYDSEEYAPLKKLRMEAAQSQIMFVDAIGGDYAVGPDGDINNAVHLSGPASRRE; this is translated from the coding sequence ATGTGGAAGATGAAGTGCTATTTGCTGGGGAATGTCGTGGTAACCGAGCCGGAACGCTTTAGCGAATATCTCGCGCAGGTTCCCCGGATCATCGCCCAATATGGCGGGCGATATGTTGTTCGTGGCGGTGCGGTGCATCCGCTTGAGGGCGACCTTGGCATCAAGCGGGTTATCCTGATCGAATTTGACTCGCGAGAGGCGGCAGATCGTTTTTACGATAGCGAGGAATATGCGCCGCTGAAAAAGCTGCGGATGGAAGCGGCGCAATCACAGATTATGTTCGTTGACGCTATTGGCGGGGATTATGCCGTTGGGCCAGATGGTGATATCAACAATGCTGTGCACCTGAGCGGCCCGGCGTCGCGAAGAGAATGA
- a CDS encoding NAD(P)H-dependent flavin oxidoreductase, with product MLSPFALLREIRTWFDGPLVLSGAITHGASILAAQASGADLAYVGSTFIATDKATATPDYKQMIVDSSAADILYTNAITGVHGNYLIPSLIRAGFDPESMPVGNPRDMNFQSGGNMEAKAWRNIGGCGQV from the coding sequence ATGCTGTCACCGTTCGCGCTCCTGCGCGAAATACGAACCTGGTTCGATGGACCGCTGGTGCTGTCGGGAGCGATTACGCACGGAGCGTCGATCCTTGCGGCCCAAGCCTCCGGGGCAGACCTGGCATATGTGGGATCGACATTCATCGCGACCGACAAGGCTACGGCCACCCCCGATTACAAGCAGATGATCGTCGATAGCTCGGCGGCAGATATCTTGTACACGAACGCGATCACTGGGGTCCACGGCAATTACCTGATCCCTTCGCTCATTCGGGCTGGCTTCGATCCGGAAAGCATGCCGGTGGGCAACCCCAGGGATATGAACTTCCAGAGCGGCGGGAACATGGAAGCCAAAGCGTGGCGCAACATCGGGGGATGCGGCCAGGTCTAG
- a CDS encoding surface-adhesin E family protein gives MFKKVMLICLGLATIAAPAHAEWVSIGSATNGTEWFMDANRIKTVGSKKQAWIQLDHSRNRSVSWRQTLQLISFDCSASKYRTLSIIAYDAYGKVVSSENYTDYSYSVGYDPLVPESMAESASLVACAYGQE, from the coding sequence ATGTTCAAGAAGGTCATGCTTATCTGCCTTGGGTTAGCAACGATTGCTGCACCAGCCCACGCGGAATGGGTAAGCATTGGCTCGGCGACGAACGGAACCGAATGGTTCATGGACGCAAACAGAATAAAAACGGTCGGCAGCAAAAAACAAGCGTGGATTCAGTTGGATCATTCACGAAATAGATCCGTTTCATGGCGACAAACTTTACAACTCATTAGCTTTGATTGCTCTGCCAGTAAGTATAGAACGCTTTCAATCATCGCGTATGATGCATATGGAAAAGTTGTTTCTAGTGAAAATTACACAGATTATAGCTATAGTGTCGGATACGATCCTCTCGTTCCCGAAAGCATGGCCGAGTCAGCATCGCTGGTCGCCTGCGCCTACGGCCAGGAATAA